A single genomic interval of Chryseobacterium paludis harbors:
- the ygiD gene encoding 4,5-DOPA-extradiol-dioxygenase: protein MNLNDLQNISDNFQSTQRMPVLFLGHGSPMNAIEENQFVQGFRKAATEIPKPNAILCISAHWYTPGTFVTAMDMPRTIHDFGGFPKALFDVEYPAPGNPELAKETAELLAPVLVEEDHNWGLDHGAWSVIKHMYPEADIPVIQLSIDYTRPPQYHFDLAQKLNKLREKGILIIGSGNIVHNLRLIDWRNINTVGAGWDWAIEAREKTNNWLLDGNFQNIIDYQKQGAFLQYAVPTPDHYLPLLYSLGLKHQSEELRLFNDELIGGSLSMTSVRIG from the coding sequence ATGAACCTCAACGATCTACAAAACATCAGTGATAATTTTCAAAGCACTCAAAGAATGCCGGTTCTATTTCTTGGACATGGTTCGCCAATGAATGCTATTGAAGAAAATCAGTTTGTACAGGGATTTCGAAAAGCGGCAACAGAGATCCCCAAACCCAATGCTATTTTGTGTATTTCTGCACATTGGTATACACCGGGAACTTTTGTAACTGCGATGGATATGCCAAGAACAATTCATGATTTTGGAGGTTTCCCTAAAGCTTTATTTGATGTAGAATATCCTGCTCCCGGAAATCCTGAATTGGCAAAAGAAACGGCTGAGCTTTTAGCTCCTGTTTTGGTTGAAGAAGATCATAATTGGGGATTAGATCATGGTGCATGGTCTGTCATTAAACATATGTATCCTGAAGCGGATATTCCGGTGATTCAGTTGAGTATTGATTATACCCGGCCGCCACAATATCATTTTGACCTGGCTCAGAAATTAAATAAGCTTCGTGAAAAAGGTATTTTAATTATTGGAAGTGGAAATATCGTTCATAATTTACGATTAATAGACTGGAGAAATATTAATACAGTTGGAGCTGGATGGGATTGGGCTATTGAAGCCAGAGAAAAAACCAACAATTGGCTTCTTGACGGCAACTTTCAAAATATAATTGACTACCAAAAACAGGGTGCTTTTCTACAGTATGCAGTTCCTACACCGGATCATTATTTACCTTTGCTTTATAGTTTAGGATTAAAACATCAGTCGGAAGAACTTCGTTTATTCAATGATGAATTAATAGGTGGTTCTTTGAGTATGACGAGTGTGAGGATCGGTTAG